From the Brachyspira intermedia PWS/A genome, the window TAATACAGTTGATATGATTCAAATAGGGGCAAGAAACATGCAGAACTTCGAGCTTTTAAAAGAAGTAGGAAAATTAAAAAAGCCTATACTTTTAAAAAGAGGTTTATCAAGCACCATAGAAGAATGGCTTATGAGTGCGGAATATATACTTAATCAAGGTAATGAGAATGTTGTATTATGTGAAAGAGGTGTAAGAACTTTTGAAACTTATACTAGAAATACTTTCGATGTTTCAGCTATTCCTGCAATAAAGCGTTTAAGCCATTTACCTGTTATTGGAGATCCGTCTCATGCTAGCGGTAAGGCTTGGATGGCACTTCCTCTTACTTTGGCGGCTATTTCTGCAGGTGCTGATGGTATGATTATAGAAGTACATAATGATCCTGAACATGCTTTATGTGATGGGGCACAGTCTATAAAGCCTGATGTCTTTTCTGATATTATGGAATCTGTTAATATGATATCCGATACAGTTGCTAAGATAAAAGAAAAACATGGCGGTAAAATTTATACAAAATAATAAAAAATAATTTTTTATAGTCTATTCATATAAATTATGAATAGACTATTTTTTTAAAATAAACTAATTTGATTTTTACATTTATATATTATATAATTTATGATATATTTTATATTAAATTTTTTAGGAATAAACATGTTAATTACAATATTTGCATTATTTATATTATTTCAAAGTAGTGTATTTGGATATATAGATCCTGGAACAGGAAGTTTGCTTTTCTCTGCATTATTTGGTATAATAGGTACACTTTTCTTTTTGTCAAAAGCATTGTTAATAAAATTAAAAACTATTTCTTTTTCTAAAAGCAAAAATATAGAAACAGAAGCTTCAAAAAAAGCTAGAATAATAATTTATGGTGAAGATAAAAGATATTATAATGTATTCAAACCAATTATAGAAGAATTAATAAAATTAGAAATACCAGTTATATATTATAGTTCTAGTGAAGATGATCAAATATTTGAAATAAAAAATGATTTGCTACATACAGAGTTTATAGGAGTAGGTAATAAGGCTTATGCTAAATTAAATTTTATAGAAGCAGATATTTGTTTAATGACAACTCCAAATTTAGATGTATTTCAGTTAAAACGCTCTAAAGGTGTAAAGAAGTATGTACATATATTCCATGCTCCTAGTGAAGCAGCATTATATTGTTTGTATTCATTAGATTTTTTTGATGCTGTATTGCTTAATGGTGAAAATCAAGTAGCTGATATTAGAGAATTGGAAGGTACAAGAAATACTAAAGTTAAAGATTTAGAAATTATAGGAAGTACATATTTAGATGAACTTAATAAAAAGAAAGAAGAAGCTTTAAAATCTATTACTAAAAGTACTGATAAGAGAACAGTTTTAATAGCACCTTCTTGGGGTATGAATGGACTTCTTACTAGATTTGGCGAAAAATTAATTGATCCTATACTTGATAGCGGTTATCATGTTATTGTACGTCCGCATCCTCAGTCTTTAATAGTAGAAAAAGATATGATAGAAAAATTAAAGAATAAATATAAAGATAATTCTAATTTAGAATGGGATTTTAATAGAGATAATATTTATTCTTTATCAAAAGCTGATGTTATGTTATCTGATTTTTCAGGTGTTATATTTGATTATGCTTTTCTTTTTGATAAACCAACTATAATACCTAGTTTTACTTTTGATAAAAGAGGCTATGATGCAATAGAATTAAAAGGCGAAACTTGGACTTTCAAAACTTTACCAAATATTTCTGTTTCAATAGATGAGAATAACTTTGCTAATATCTCATCTATTGTTGAAGACACTATTAATAATAATTCATTAAAAGATAATATTTTAAAGGCTAAAGATGAGGCTTATATGTATAGAGGTCAAGCAGGTGTAAGAGGTGCTAATATTTTGAAATCATATTTGGAAACTATTTAAGGATTGTAATTATGATAAAAGCAGAAGAGTTTATTGAGATTTTAAATAAAAATAATATTAATTTTTTACTGGTGTTCCTGATTCCAAACTTCAGAGTTTTTGTGATAAGCTTATGGAAAAATACGGAATTTCAGATAATCATATTATAGCTGCCAATGAGGGAAATGCAGTCGCTCTTGCATGCGGATATAATTTAGCTACTGGATATTACCCTTGCGTTTATTTACAAAATAGCGGAATTGGTAATATAATAAATCCTGTTGCTTCTCTTTTAAATGAAAAAATATATGCCATTCCTACTTTATTTATTATTGGATGGAGAGGCGAGCCGGGTGTTAAAGATGAACCTCAGCATTTATTTCAAGGCGAAATAACATTAAAACTTCTTGATGATTTAGATATTGAATATGTGGTTTTGGATAAAAATGTTACATTTGATATTGTAGAAGATTCTTTAAATAAGTTTAAATCAATATTAGATAAAGGTAAACAGGCAGCATTTGTAATAAGAAATGATGTATTTGAAAAAGAAAAATTATTTGATTATAAAAATAATAATAGTTTAATAAGAGAAAAAGCAATAGAAACAATACTTAAATATTCAGAAAATGATATTATTGTATCAACTACAGGAAAAATTTCACGTGAATTATTTGAAATAAGAGAAAATAAAAAACTAGGTCATAATAGAGACTTTTTAACAGTTGGTTCTATGGGACATAGTTCAATGATAGCATTGTCTATAGCATTACAAAAGAAAGATAAAAGAATTTGGTGTTTAGATGGAGATGGTGCTGTACTTATGCATATGGGAGCTTTAGCTATTATTGGAAATAGAAAACCTAATAATTTTGTTCATGTAGTTTTAAATAATTTTGCCCATGAATCTGTTGGGGGAATGCCTACCGTTGCTGATAAAATTAATTTGCCGGAAATAGCTAAAAAATCTGGCTATGAATATGCTGAAACAGTGAATAGTTTAGATGAATTAAATGATGTTCTTTCAAATTTAAAAAATGTTTTATCGTTTATTGAAATAAAAGTGTCTATATTCTCTAGAAAAGACTTAATAAGACCTAATATAACCCCATTAGATAATAAAAATAATTTCATTAAATTTTTAAGACAATAAAAAATTATAATTAAATAATAGGATTTTTTATGAAAGCTTTTATTTTAAAATCTGATTTTTCTTCATATATTGTTTATAATAATGAAGATTTATTAAAAAGGCAATTAAGATTATTAAGTAAATTTGAAATAACAGATATATATTTCTTATATAAAAACAATAATATAGATAAGTATTGTAGAGAATATAATCTTAATTATACTATTATAGATAATATTTCTAATGTATTTGATGGAAGTTTAGAAGATGATATATTAATATTAAATGGGGATTCTATATTTTCAGAATATGTTTTAAGTGATGTACTTGCTTTTAATACTAAAGCAGCTGCAGTAAATAGTTATGTTAATCTTTCTGGTGTTACTATTGATCAAAATAATATAGTAAAAAGTATAGATATTAATACAAGAGATAATTTATTTTATTATTTTCCAATTATAAAAATTAATAAATTATCAAATATAAATGATTATAGCAAGATATTTGACTTTGAAGATATTTCATTAATAGAAAACAATAGCAATGAGATTTGTTTTGTTTTAGATAATTGTACAAGGAAGAAAGAATATATTAATGACTATTTTAATAAAGAAAGAGTTGTTTATTTGGCATTCAGCACAGATATAATACATGGTGCTCATATAAGAATATTAAAAAAAGCTAAAGAATTGGGCAAGGTTATAGTTGGAGTTATGAGTGATCAGGCTGTTGCTAGTTTTAAAAGATATCCTGTACTTGATTATGAACATAGATATGAGATTATAAAGAATATTAAATATGTTGATGAAGTTGTTGAGCAGAAAACATTAAGTTATACAGATAATCTTATGAGTATCAAACCTAATTATGTTGTACATGGTGATGATTGGAGAGATGATAATTTAAGATATATTAGAGATGAAACTATAAATACTTTGAAAAAATAGGCGGAGTATTAATAGAGTATCCTTCTGCTAAAGATAAGGAATTTAATGTATTTGAATACAAATCAGCAGAATATTTATCTATACCAGAAATGAGAAGAGGAAGATTAAAAAAGATACTATCTTATAAACCAACAGTTTCTATTATAGAGGCACATAATGGACTTACTGGATTAATAGCTGAAAAAACTACTGTTATAAAAGATGGAAGATATTATCAATTTGATGGAATGTGGGTATCTAGTTTATGCGATTCTACTTCTAGAGGAAAACCAGATATAGAATTAGTTGATTTATCGTCAAGACTTCAAACTATTGATGAAATAATGGAAGTTACAACTAAACCTATAATATTGGATGCTGATACAGGAGGACTTATAGAACATTTTGTTTATAATGTAAAAACTTTGGAACGTATAGGAGTTTCTGCTGTTATCATAGAAGATAAAATAGGACTTAAGAAAAATTCTCTTTTTGGTACAGAGGTAGAACAGCAGCAGGATACTATAGAAAATTTTTGTAATAAAATAAGTTCTGGTAAAAAAGTATTAAAGACAAAAGACTTTATGATAATAGCGAGGATAGAAAGCCTTATTTTAGAGCAAGGAATGGAAGATGCTTTAAAAAGAGCCTTTGCTTATGTTGAAGCGGGAGCTGATGGTATTATGATACATTCTAGAAGAAAAGAGCCTGATGAAATATTCGAATTTTGTCATAAGTTTAGAGAAAAAGATAATAAAACTTATTTGGTTGTAGTTCCTACTACATTCAATACTGTTACAGAAGATGAATTTGCCGATATAGGTGTTAATATAGTTATATATGCTAATCAACTTACAAGAAGTGCTTTTCCTGCTATGAAAAAAACTGCTGAAACTATCCTTTATAATAGGAGGGCAAAAGAAGCTGATGATATGTGTATGTCTATAAAAGATATACTCACTTTAATTCCAGAAGAATAAATTATACTATTTTTGGAGATGAAAATTATGAATATAAAAAGAAATATATTATTAAATCCTGGTCCTGCAACTACCACCGATACTGTTAAGATGGCACAAGTTGTAAGTGATATTTGTCCAAGAGAAAAAGAGTTCGGTGAAGTTATGGAGTTTATAATAGAAGAACTTACTAACTTTGTAGCTAATAATAAAGATTATACTACAGTTTTATTTGGAGGAGCTGGAACTGCTGGAGTTGAGGCTGTTCTTTCTTCTATTTGTAATGGAAAAAAGATTTTAGTTATAAATAATGGTTCATATAGTCAAAGAATGACAGAGATACTTTCTACTTATGATGCTGATTTTTATAATTATAAAAGCGATTTAATAAAGCCTATAGATTATCAAAAATTAGAAGAAGTTTTAAAAAATAATAAATTTGATTATGTATGTGCTGTGCATAATGAAACTGGTACAGGTCTTTTAAATGATATTGAGCATATAGGTTCATTAGCAAGAAAATATAATATTGAATTTGTTGTTGATGCTATGAGTTCTTATGCTGGAATACCAATAGATATGGAAAAAATGAATATACATTTTTTGATTGCTAGCTCAAATAAAAATATTCAGGGTATGGCTGGAGTTGTTTTTGCTATATGTAATAGAGTTTCATTAGAAAAATTAAAAAATATAAAGTCCAAATCTTATTATTTAGATTTATATGCACAATATGCTAATTTTACTAAAACTAAACAAACTAGATTTACACCACCGGTTCAGACATTATATGCTTTAAAACAAGCTATAATAGAAACAAAAGAAGAAACTATAGAAAAAAGAAATAAAAGATATACAGAATCTTTTGAAACTTTAATAGCTGGATTAAAAAAATTAAATTTAAAGCTTTTATTAGATTATGAATGTCAGTCAAAAATTATAACAGCAATATTTGAGCCTGAATGCGATGGATATAATTTTAATAATATGCATGACTATTTATATGAAAGAGGATTTACTATTTATCCTGGTAAAGTTTCTAATTTCAACACTTTTAGAATAGCAAATATTGGTGCTATAGATAAAAATGATATAGCTAATTTTCTAAATATTTTAGAAGAATATTTAAAAAGTATTAAATATATATAATAAGGATTTTTATGAGAGGAATAATACTGGCAGCAGGAAAGGGAACTAGATTATATCCATTCACTTTAAAAGAACCTAAGCCTTTATTTAAAGTTAATGGTAAAACTCTTTTGGAAAGAAATATCGATTTTTTACGTTCTAATAATATAAATGATATTACCATAGTTACAGGTTATATGAATGAAGCATTTGATAGATATGTAGAAAAATATAATTTGAAAAAGATAGTATCTGATGTATATGATAAAAAAAATAGTAGCAGTTCTCTTAATTTGGTAAGAGATATTCTTGATGATTCATTAATTATTAATGGAGATATTTATATTAAGGAAAATGTATTTCCATATATTAAACCTAATGTATCTCAAATAATTTCTAAAAAGATAGTAAAAGGTGAGGAAGATGGCTATATATCAAGAGATTCAGATGATAGAGTTATAAAGATAGTTAAAAAATCAACATCTGGATATGGTGATACAGGAATGATGTATTTAGTAGGAGATATGGCTAAAGCTGTGTCGGAGAAACTTCCTTTTGCTAAAGATGAAGAATTTTGGGAGGATATAGTTTATAATTTAATAGATGATTATCCTTTATATTTAACAAAAATACCAAATTTAATAGTTGAAATAGATTCAGCAAGAGATGCTATATTGGAAGGATTAATGACTAAGGAAGATGTAATTAATGCCTGTAATAACGATGATGATTTATTAAAGAAATTAGATGAAGTATTAAATTATTAGTATTTTTGTATAATAAAAAATATGCTATGTTATAGTTTGTAATGATTATAAAACTTTGTTTTTTATTATAGTTTTCATTTTATAAAATAATTATGTATAATTGATATGATTAATTTATCTTATTTTTTATATTTTTTAATAAAATGCTTGATATTAGTATTCCTAATATAGAAAATCCTGCCATTATAAAAAATATGATATTATATCCTTTTATACCATTATTATGATCTAATATATATCCGTATAAAGTATATATAAAACTTCTAGGAAAATATCCTATCATACAAGCAACTGACATAGCAGTACCCGTTATTTCTTTAGGAACTTTTATTTCGTTTATAGGAGCAAAATATATGGCTCTCATTGAAAATACAATGACTCCATAGCTTAATGTTAATATCATTCCAACATAAAAATATTTATTCATATGTTCATGAGGTAATAGTATAAATGCTATAATTGTTATTGCAGACAATATAAATGCCAGTCTAAGATATTTAGTAGGGGATTTAAATATTTTGTCGGAACATATACCTCCTGTTGGGCTTCCTATTATTTTTAATCCGTATTGATTTATAATTCCATAAGTTCCTAAAAATTCTAATGGTACTCCATAAATATCTTTTAAAAATGGTATGAAATATGTTATGCCGCAGTACACAGAATATACAGAAAATATAGTTAAAGAAACAAGCCATATTTCTTTATTTTTGAGTACAGTAATAATTCCATTTAATACAGCTCTATTTTTAGATATCTTATTACCATCTTTATCTTCTAATTTTATTGTATCATTTTCAAGCAAGAAATATGATAAAATTCCAGCTATCATAACAGTTATTGAAAAGAATATTATAGTACTTCTTAGTGCCAATGCATTTGAACCTAGCAATATAAATATTCTAAGACCAATAAAAGCAATAGAAACATCTACAATACCTCTTCCAAGTTCTAAAAAGCTAAATAATCTTCCTTGTTCATTATCTCTTCCTAATAGTCGAATGGCTTTTAATATTACAGGCCATGATATAATTTCTGCAAATAAAGAAAATAGTCCCCAGCATATTAAAATACCAATATAACTTGGGAAAGTTGCTAAATATAATCCTGTAATAGAAACACCTATAAGCCCAAATGGAATTAGAATTTTTTTTGAAAATCTATCTGCTATATAAATTGATAATGAGCCTCCAAATGCTTGTACTAAACCATATACAGACATAGCTAAACCAATCTGTGTATGAGTAACATTCATATATTCTTGCATTGGAATATAAAAAGCATCTTTTAAATAAGCAGCTTTAGTAAAAGTGCCTGCTCCTAATATCAATATAGAAAATGTTATCCATTTTTTTGTATTTATTTTATTCAATTTAAACTACCCATTAAAATTCTATATTAAATATTTTATAAATGTAAAGATAATGTTTTATTTATTAATTAACACAATGATAATTTGAAAAGTATATATTTAATTTTATTTTTGTCAATTATAAAAAATATGAAATAAACTTTTATTAAAGTAGATGTTATTAATTAATTTTCAATTTTTTAGTAATATTTAAACTACTTTATTATGTAAATATTATAATGTTGTATTATTTCTGTATTCCAATACTTTTCAAATATTAATTAGTTTATTTGATTTTTATATATAATATAATATAATTAATCCAATTTTATAAGAAGAGGAAAATATATGATTAATGGTCAATACATCATAAACTCAAAGAAATTTCTTTCTAAGGAGTATTATAATGTTTTTTGATATACTTTATAATATCTTTATTTATCCAATAGAATTTATTATAGAAATATTATTTTACTTATTTAATACAGTATTTCAGTCAGGATATGGAGTAAGTTTATTTTTTTTAAGTTTATGTATAAATTTTTTATCACTTCCTTTATATAATATAGCGGAATCTTGGCAGGCTAAAGAAAGAGCAATTCAAGATAAGATGAAGCCAATGATCGATAATATTAAAGCTGTATATAAAGGAGATCAAAGATATTTATTAATAAGAGCTTGTCAAAGAATTAATGGATATAAAACTATATATGCTTTTAGAGGTACTCTAGGACTTTTAATACAAATACCATTTTTTATGGCGGCATATAATTTTGTACATAGTATATCTGGATTAAATGGCCAGAGTTTTTTATTTATAAAAGATTTATCTAAGCCAGATGCTTTAATACATATTGGCAGTATTAGTATTAATTTACTTCCATTTGTAATGACTTTATTTAGCTTATTTGCTGGATTTGTTTATGCTAAGAAATTGAAGTTCAAAGAGAGTTTGCCATTATATATAGTATCATTAATCTTTTTAGTATTATTATATACTTCACCATCAGGACTTTTATTTTATTGGACTATTAATTGTTTATTTTCTTTAATAAAGAATATTGTAATAGAGTTTAAATTATATGAAATATTTCTGAAAAATAAATATAAGTTATTAAAAGTATATAACATATTTTTTATTATCATTACTGCAGTATTTATATTATTAATTTCTTTAGCTAATATAGAGAGAAAAGGATATTTGTCTGATTTTGAATTTATAAATAATAGAGACGGATATTTTTATAGTGCTAGAGTAAGATATTATAGTAAGATTTTTATTACTAGCGATATATTTTCTTTTGTTGGTAATAATGATAAATTAGATGATAATGTAATTAGTATAGAGTTTGTCGGTGATAGCACAATAACATCTACTTTGACTCTAAAAGATAAAATTGAAAATATAAAAGATGATATTGTTATATATTATAGACTTTCCCCTAGAAGTTATTCAATTAATATATATTTGTTTTTGTTGTTTATAACAGCTATTTTAAATATGTCAAATATATATAAATTTATATTTAATAAAACTTCTTTAATAGAATCTTTTGAAAAAAATAGATACAAATTGATGCTCACTTCTTGTTTAACAATTAGTATATTATCTGGACTTTTCATATTGTCCTCTCTTATATCAAATTCTCCTCAAGAATTTTCATCTCCTTTTTATTTGATTATAAATGATTTATCTATGAGTATAGGGTTATTTTTATTCTATCCAATGTTTATATATTCATTATTTTCAGAAAGAATTAAAAATTATTTAACTTTACTCTTTTTATTTTCTGTTATATTTGTATTAATAAATACATTCGTCATGACAGGTAATTATATTAATATAAATAATGAATTTTTATTTGATAATGCTGATTTATTAAAATTCTCTTTTAAAGAATTATTGTTGAATTTATCATTGACTTTTATATTTGGTTTAATATTAATTTTTATTTTAAGGATTAATAAAAGTATATTTTTTATTAATATAAATTGTATTATATTAGCTGTTTTATTAATTATTTCATTGTTAGATATGTCTAAGATATATAACTCACATGTAAAACTTAATGATATTAAACAGCAATCAAATGAATTATCAGGTTTTAAAATATTTAATTTATCTAAAACAGGTGAAAATGTTATAGTTTTATTCTTGGATAGAGCTATCAATTCTTATTGGCTTGATGCTTTTGAAGAATTTCCAGAATATAAGGAAAAATTAGATGGATTTACAATATATCCAAATACTGTTTCTTTTAGTGGTTTAACTGTAACAACAGCTTCTTTATATGGAGGTTATGATTACTTACCTTTTGAATTGAGTACAAATGGCAG encodes:
- a CDS encoding CDP-glycerol--glycerophosphate glycerophosphotransferase, whose protein sequence is MLITIFALFILFQSSVFGYIDPGTGSLLFSALFGIIGTLFFLSKALLIKLKTISFSKSKNIETEASKKARIIIYGEDKRYYNVFKPIIEELIKLEIPVIYYSSSEDDQIFEIKNDLLHTEFIGVGNKAYAKLNFIEADICLMTTPNLDVFQLKRSKGVKKYVHIFHAPSEAALYCLYSLDFFDAVLLNGENQVADIRELEGTRNTKVKDLEIIGSTYLDELNKKKEEALKSITKSTDKRTVLIAPSWGMNGLLTRFGEKLIDPILDSGYHVIVRPHPQSLIVEKDMIEKLKNKYKDNSNLEWDFNRDNIYSLSKADVMLSDFSGVIFDYAFLFDKPTIIPSFTFDKRGYDAIELKGETWTFKTLPNISVSIDENNFANISSIVEDTINNNSLKDNILKAKDEAYMYRGQAGVRGANILKSYLETI
- a CDS encoding YidC/Oxa1 family membrane protein insertase yields the protein MFFDILYNIFIYPIEFIIEILFYLFNTVFQSGYGVSLFFLSLCINFLSLPLYNIAESWQAKERAIQDKMKPMIDNIKAVYKGDQRYLLIRACQRINGYKTIYAFRGTLGLLIQIPFFMAAYNFVHSISGLNGQSFLFIKDLSKPDALIHIGSISINLLPFVMTLFSLFAGFVYAKKLKFKESLPLYIVSLIFLVLLYTSPSGLLFYWTINCLFSLIKNIVIEFKLYEIFLKNKYKLLKVYNIFFIIITAVFILLISLANIERKGYLSDFEFINNRDGYFYSARVRYYSKIFITSDIFSFVGNNDKLDDNVISIEFVGDSTITSTLTLKDKIENIKDDIVIYYRLSPRSYSINIYLFLLFITAILNMSNIYKFIFNKTSLIESFEKNRYKLMLTSCLTISILSGLFILSSLISNSPQEFSSPFYLIINDLSMSIGLFLFYPMFIYSLFSERIKNYLTLLFLFSVIFVLINTFVMTGNYININNEFLFDNADLLKFSFKELLLNLSLTFIFGLILIFILRINKSIFFININCIILAVLLIISLLDMSKIYNSHVKLNDIKQQSNELSGFKIFNLSKTGENVIVLFLDRAINSYWLDAFEEFPEYKEKLDGFTIYPNTVSFSGLTVTTASLYGGYDYLPFELSTNGSYVLKDKHNEALLTIPLLLGNYGYNSILLDPPYANFSDTSDLSIFDDYTNISAYPSDSILNYSLNIYMGGTNFNFEKTLEMDQKNKSLRFSLFRMMPINLRYNFYNNSGWFLASSSFLRFNSSVRYYSILDSTTNFMNINENGNYYNMIYNLVTHESYSFSSDFLPHTTLKDIDVKDLDIYKDESSVRHYYVNVAAINSLIKIIKYLKDNDVYDNTKIVVISDHGRGVNTTVFTNDNCEFMPLFNALLMCKDFNSKGNIKIDTNFMTIADMPYLVTKHIDNPINPFNNKIITNDYKNNGVNIISLDSWQVDRQLTNSYHFNYYYNVKNNIFDINNWKKFKIDWKTKESKEVELK
- a CDS encoding sugar phosphate nucleotidyltransferase codes for the protein MRGIILAAGKGTRLYPFTLKEPKPLFKVNGKTLLERNIDFLRSNNINDITIVTGYMNEAFDRYVEKYNLKKIVSDVYDKKNSSSSLNLVRDILDDSLIINGDIYIKENVFPYIKPNVSQIISKKIVKGEEDGYISRDSDDRVIKIVKKSTSGYGDTGMMYLVGDMAKAVSEKLPFAKDEEFWEDIVYNLIDDYPLYLTKIPNLIVEIDSARDAILEGLMTKEDVINACNNDDDLLKKLDEVLNY
- a CDS encoding adenylyltransferase/cytidyltransferase family protein, with protein sequence MKAFILKSDFSSYIVYNNEDLLKRQLRLLSKFEITDIYFLYKNNNIDKYCREYNLNYTIIDNISNVFDGSLEDDILILNGDSIFSEYVLSDVLAFNTKAAAVNSYVNLSGVTIDQNNIVKSIDINTRDNLFYYFPIIKINKLSNINDYSKIFDFEDISLIENNSNEICFVLDNCTRKKEYINDYFNKERVVYLAFSTDIIHGAHIRILKKAKELGKVIVGVMSDQAVASFKRYPVLDYEHRYEIIKNIKYVDEVVEQKTLSYTDNLMSIKPNYVVHGDDWRDDNLRYIRDETINTLKK
- a CDS encoding 2-aminoethylphosphonate aminotransferase gives rise to the protein MNIKRNILLNPGPATTTDTVKMAQVVSDICPREKEFGEVMEFIIEELTNFVANNKDYTTVLFGGAGTAGVEAVLSSICNGKKILVINNGSYSQRMTEILSTYDADFYNYKSDLIKPIDYQKLEEVLKNNKFDYVCAVHNETGTGLLNDIEHIGSLARKYNIEFVVDAMSSYAGIPIDMEKMNIHFLIASSNKNIQGMAGVVFAICNRVSLEKLKNIKSKSYYLDLYAQYANFTKTKQTRFTPPVQTLYALKQAIIETKEETIEKRNKRYTESFETLIAGLKKLNLKLLLDYECQSKIITAIFEPECDGYNFNNMHDYLYERGFTIYPGKVSNFNTFRIANIGAIDKNDIANFLNILEEYLKSIKYI
- a CDS encoding MFS transporter, producing MNKINTKKWITFSILILGAGTFTKAAYLKDAFYIPMQEYMNVTHTQIGLAMSVYGLVQAFGGSLSIYIADRFSKKILIPFGLIGVSITGLYLATFPSYIGILICWGLFSLFAEIISWPVILKAIRLLGRDNEQGRLFSFLELGRGIVDVSIAFIGLRIFILLGSNALALRSTIIFFSITVMIAGILSYFLLENDTIKLEDKDGNKISKNRAVLNGIITVLKNKEIWLVSLTIFSVYSVYCGITYFIPFLKDIYGVPLEFLGTYGIINQYGLKIIGSPTGGICSDKIFKSPTKYLRLAFILSAITIIAFILLPHEHMNKYFYVGMILTLSYGVIVFSMRAIYFAPINEIKVPKEITGTAMSVACMIGYFPRSFIYTLYGYILDHNNGIKGYNIIFFIMAGFSILGILISSILLKNIKNKIN
- the aepX gene encoding phosphoenolpyruvate mutase, with amino-acid sequence MRRGRLKKILSYKPTVSIIEAHNGLTGLIAEKTTVIKDGRYYQFDGMWVSSLCDSTSRGKPDIELVDLSSRLQTIDEIMEVTTKPIILDADTGGLIEHFVYNVKTLERIGVSAVIIEDKIGLKKNSLFGTEVEQQQDTIENFCNKISSGKKVLKTKDFMIIARIESLILEQGMEDALKRAFAYVEAGADGIMIHSRRKEPDEIFEFCHKFREKDNKTYLVVVPTTFNTVTEDEFADIGVNIVIYANQLTRSAFPAMKKTAETILYNRRAKEADDMCMSIKDILTLIPEE